From Pararhodobacter zhoushanensis, the proteins below share one genomic window:
- the serS gene encoding serine--tRNA ligase translates to MHDIRAIRENPQAFDAALARRGLAPLSAGLLALDEARRAKILAAETAQAEQNRASKEVGAAKAKGDDAEFERLRALVAEKKAEIARLGVEAGEEDVRLTAALEVIPNLPLDGVPDGKDEADNVEIRRWGTPRALDFAPVEHFDIAGVKPGLDLATAAKLSGSRFMVLKGAVARVHRALAQFMIDTHTTEHDLLECWTPVLVKPEAMYGTGNLPKFAEDSYETTNGWWLIPTSEVTMTNFAAGEILDGAALPVRMTAHTHCFRSEAGSAGKDTTGILRQHQFEKVEMVTLCHPDQALAEHERMTACAQAILEKLELPYRTVVLCTGDMGFGSQKTHDIEVWLPGQNTYREISSCSTCGQFQARRMNGRFRPEGGGKPEFLATLNGSGLAVGRCLIAVLENGQQADGSVTLPAALHPWLGGKTRITPEGALA, encoded by the coding sequence ATGCACGACATCCGCGCCATCCGCGAGAACCCGCAAGCCTTTGACGCCGCCCTGGCCCGCCGGGGTCTGGCACCGCTCTCGGCCGGGCTGTTGGCCCTGGACGAAGCGCGCCGGGCAAAGATCCTGGCCGCCGAAACCGCGCAGGCCGAGCAGAACCGGGCCTCCAAGGAAGTCGGCGCGGCCAAGGCCAAGGGCGATGACGCCGAATTCGAGCGCCTGCGCGCGCTGGTGGCCGAGAAAAAGGCCGAGATCGCGCGGCTGGGCGTCGAAGCGGGCGAGGAAGACGTCAGGCTGACCGCCGCGCTCGAGGTCATCCCGAACCTGCCGCTGGACGGTGTGCCGGACGGCAAGGACGAGGCCGACAACGTTGAGATCCGCCGCTGGGGCACCCCGCGCGCGCTGGATTTCGCACCGGTCGAGCATTTCGACATCGCGGGCGTGAAGCCCGGGCTTGATCTGGCGACGGCGGCGAAACTGTCTGGCTCTCGCTTCATGGTGCTCAAGGGGGCCGTGGCCCGCGTCCACCGGGCGTTGGCGCAGTTCATGATCGATACGCACACGACCGAGCATGACCTCTTGGAATGTTGGACCCCGGTTCTGGTCAAACCCGAGGCGATGTACGGCACCGGGAACCTGCCCAAATTCGCCGAGGACAGCTACGAAACGACCAACGGCTGGTGGCTGATCCCGACGTCCGAGGTCACCATGACCAACTTCGCCGCCGGCGAGATCCTCGATGGTGCCGCGCTGCCGGTGCGCATGACCGCGCATACCCATTGCTTCCGCTCCGAGGCAGGCTCGGCGGGCAAGGACACCACGGGCATCCTGCGCCAGCACCAGTTCGAGAAAGTCGAGATGGTCACCCTGTGCCATCCCGATCAGGCGCTGGCCGAGCACGAGCGCATGACGGCCTGCGCCCAGGCGATTCTGGAAAAGCTGGAACTGCCCTATCGCACGGTGGTGCTCTGTACCGGCGACATGGGCTTTGGCAGCCAGAAAACCCATGACATCGAAGTGTGGTTGCCGGGGCAGAACACTTACCGCGAGATTTCCTCGTGCTCGACCTGCGGCCAGTTTCAGGCCCGCCGCATGAACGGCCGCTTCCGGCCTGAGGGTGGCGGCAAGCCCGAGTTTCTGGCGACGCTGAACGGGTCGGGGCTGGCCGTCGGGCGCTGCCTGATCGCGGTGCTGGAGAATGGCCAGCAGGCCGACGGCTCGGTCACGCTGCCCGCTGCACTGCATCCGTGGCTGGGCGGCAAGACGCGAATCACGCCTGAGGGGGCGCTGGCTTAA
- a CDS encoding RNA polymerase sigma factor yields the protein MSQEKRKALIAYHAAGARLGRAGDFAALVRLCDPVLRAHARRLCDDAETARDIVQDAWIALARALPGLRDEGAFLAFALRIVTRTAARDLRRKLRRRQADDGFAQAQPVDTAGPDGAVETGALQAAIAALPPHQRAALALFYLEGLSVADVAQALDIPPGTVKTRLMHARARLRAVLEGDDDGQS from the coding sequence ATGTCGCAGGAAAAACGCAAAGCCCTGATCGCCTATCACGCCGCCGGAGCGCGGCTGGGGCGCGCCGGTGACTTCGCGGCCCTGGTGCGGCTGTGCGATCCGGTGCTGCGCGCCCACGCGCGGCGGCTGTGTGATGATGCCGAGACGGCGCGCGACATCGTGCAGGACGCGTGGATCGCCCTTGCCCGCGCCCTGCCCGGTCTGCGCGACGAGGGCGCGTTCCTCGCCTTTGCGCTGCGCATCGTGACGCGGACGGCGGCGCGGGACCTGCGGCGCAAGCTCAGGCGGCGACAGGCCGATGACGGCTTCGCGCAGGCGCAACCCGTTGACACCGCAGGCCCCGATGGGGCGGTCGAAACCGGTGCCTTGCAGGCGGCAATCGCCGCGCTGCCCCCGCATCAGCGCGCGGCGCTGGCGCTGTTTTACCTTGAAGGGCTAAGCGTCGCTGACGTCGCCCAAGCCCTCGATATCCCGCCGGGCACCGTCAAGACCCGGCTCATGCATGCCCGCGCCCGGCTGAGGGCGGTGTTGGAAGGAGACGACGATGGACAATCTTGA
- a CDS encoding DUF6768 family protein: MDNLDRMIAEALADDDTAPVDPGYFALVFSIFGGRTGWTTWVVMVVQVVMFIAAVWAGWHFYTATEAVAALKWGLSAATLAIVATQLKMALMPVMQANRVLLALRRLELRLAQGR; this comes from the coding sequence ATGGACAATCTTGACCGAATGATCGCCGAGGCGCTGGCCGACGACGACACCGCCCCCGTAGACCCCGGCTATTTCGCGCTGGTCTTCAGCATCTTCGGGGGCCGCACCGGCTGGACCACTTGGGTGGTGATGGTCGTGCAGGTGGTGATGTTTATTGCCGCCGTCTGGGCCGGCTGGCATTTTTACACCGCGACCGAAGCCGTGGCCGCGCTCAAATGGGGTCTCAGTGCCGCGACACTGGCGATCGTTGCGACGCAGCTGAAAATGGCGCTGATGCCGGTGATGCAGGCAAACCGCGTGCTGCTGGCGCTGCGGCGGCTGGAACTGCGGCTGGCGCAAGGTCGCTGA
- the gatC gene encoding Asp-tRNA(Asn)/Glu-tRNA(Gln) amidotransferase subunit GatC: MSTIDIETARRVAKLARIRVPEENLPQLADQLSGILSFMEQLNEVDVDGIEPMTSVTPMRLKRRQDVVTDGNMQAKILSNAPDAREGFFAVPKVVE; this comes from the coding sequence ATGTCCACCATCGACATCGAGACCGCGCGCCGCGTGGCGAAACTCGCCCGCATTCGTGTGCCCGAAGAGAACCTGCCGCAGCTGGCCGACCAGCTGTCCGGCATCCTGTCTTTCATGGAGCAGCTCAACGAGGTTGACGTCGACGGCATCGAACCGATGACCTCGGTCACGCCGATGCGCCTGAAGCGGCGTCAGGACGTCGTGACCGACGGCAACATGCAGGCCAAGATCCTGTCGAATGCTCCCGATGCCCGCGAGGGTTTCTTTGCCGTGCCGAAGGTGGTGGAATGA
- the gatA gene encoding Asp-tRNA(Asn)/Glu-tRNA(Gln) amidotransferase subunit GatA yields MTLNTLTIAEARDRLRRREVTSVELTQACLSAIDGAGALNAFVHHTPDIALERAAAADARLQAGDAPAMCGIPVGIKDLFCTAGVPSQAASNILKGFVPEYESTVSGQLRDAGAVMLGKLNMDEFAMGSSNESSSYGAAVNPWRRGDDATPLTPGGSSGGSAAAVAADLCLGATGTDTGGSIRQPAAFTGTVGIKPTYGRCSRWGVVAFASSLDQAGPMTKTVRDAAIMLGAMAGHDAKDSTSADIAVPDFEAALTGDIRGQTIGIPREYRMDGMPTEIARLWDDGTAMLKDAGARIVDISLPHTKYALPAYYVIAPAEASSNLARYDGVRYGHRATLAAGDGITEMYEKTRAEGFGPEVQRRIMVGTYVLSAGFYDAYYNRARRVRALIKRDFDEAFAAGVDCILTPATPSAAFGLGEMADADPVAMYLNDVFTVTVNLAGLPGIALPTGLDTRGLPLGLQLIGKPWGEADLLNTAHVLESAAGFVSKPGKWW; encoded by the coding sequence ATGACCCTCAATACCCTGACCATCGCCGAAGCCCGCGACCGTCTGCGCCGCCGCGAGGTCACCTCGGTCGAGCTGACGCAGGCCTGCCTGAGCGCCATCGACGGCGCCGGGGCGCTGAACGCCTTTGTCCACCACACGCCCGACATCGCGCTGGAACGCGCCGCCGCCGCTGATGCGCGGCTGCAAGCCGGTGACGCCCCTGCCATGTGCGGCATCCCGGTCGGCATCAAGGATCTGTTCTGCACGGCGGGCGTGCCCTCGCAAGCGGCGTCGAACATCCTCAAGGGCTTTGTGCCCGAGTATGAATCGACCGTCTCGGGCCAGCTGCGCGACGCGGGCGCGGTGATGCTGGGCAAGCTGAACATGGACGAATTCGCCATGGGCTCGTCCAACGAATCCTCAAGCTACGGCGCGGCGGTCAACCCGTGGCGGCGCGGCGATGATGCCACCCCGCTCACCCCCGGTGGCTCGTCGGGCGGCTCGGCGGCGGCGGTGGCGGCTGACCTGTGCCTTGGCGCGACCGGCACCGACACGGGCGGCTCGATCCGCCAACCCGCCGCCTTCACCGGCACCGTCGGCATCAAGCCGACCTATGGCCGCTGCTCGCGCTGGGGTGTGGTCGCCTTCGCCTCGTCGCTGGATCAGGCCGGGCCCATGACCAAAACCGTGCGCGACGCCGCGATCATGCTGGGCGCGATGGCGGGCCATGACGCCAAGGATTCCACCAGCGCCGATATCGCCGTGCCCGATTTCGAGGCCGCGCTGACCGGCGACATCCGTGGCCAGACCATCGGCATTCCGCGTGAATACCGCATGGATGGCATGCCGACCGAGATCGCCAGGCTCTGGGACGACGGCACCGCGATGCTCAAGGACGCGGGTGCCCGGATCGTCGACATCTCGCTGCCGCACACCAAATACGCCCTGCCCGCCTATTACGTCATCGCCCCGGCCGAAGCTTCGTCGAACCTCGCGCGCTACGACGGCGTGCGCTATGGCCACCGCGCCACGCTGGCAGCAGGCGACGGCATCACCGAGATGTATGAAAAGACCCGCGCCGAGGGCTTCGGCCCCGAGGTGCAACGCCGCATCATGGTCGGCACCTATGTGCTGTCCGCGGGCTTCTATGACGCCTATTACAACCGCGCGCGCCGCGTCCGCGCGCTGATCAAGCGCGACTTTGACGAGGCCTTCGCGGCTGGCGTGGATTGCATCCTGACCCCGGCCACCCCCTCGGCCGCCTTTGGCTTGGGCGAAATGGCCGATGCGGACCCGGTCGCGATGTACCTCAACGATGTGTTCACCGTGACCGTGAACCTCGCCGGTCTGCCCGGTATCGCACTGCCAACGGGTCTGGACACGCGCGGGTTGCCGCTGGGCCTGCAGCTGATCGGCAAGCCCTGGGGTGAGGCCGACTTGCTCAACACCGCGCATGTTCTTGAGTCCGCTGCCGGATTTGTTTCCAAACCCGGAAAATGGTGGTAA
- a CDS encoding N-acetylmuramoyl-L-alanine amidase: MPSAEPIAYPSPNFGPRRNGLRPDLVVIHFTEMRSAQAALDRLCDPSAEVSAHYLIGRNGQLWQLVDEPLRAWHAGAGAWQGREDVNSRSIGIELDNDGQTPFSAPLMARLEALLPGILARWSIPPSGVIAHSDMAPARKIDPGPRFDWQRLARQRLALWPDTAGDPDVALKTSLDAIGYPDVAPDLRLAAFRLRFRANHQGPEDTTDRSRASAVADALMLEK; the protein is encoded by the coding sequence ATGCCATCCGCTGAGCCGATCGCGTATCCCTCGCCGAATTTCGGGCCGCGCCGAAACGGGTTGCGGCCCGACCTCGTCGTGATCCACTTCACCGAAATGCGCTCGGCACAAGCGGCGCTGGATCGGCTCTGCGATCCTTCGGCCGAGGTTTCGGCGCATTACCTGATCGGGCGCAACGGGCAGCTTTGGCAGTTGGTGGACGAACCCTTGCGCGCCTGGCACGCGGGCGCGGGCGCATGGCAGGGGCGCGAGGATGTGAACTCGCGCTCCATCGGCATCGAGCTGGACAATGACGGCCAGACCCCCTTCTCCGCGCCGCTGATGGCGCGGCTCGAGGCGCTTCTGCCCGGCATCCTTGCCCGCTGGTCCATCCCGCCCTCGGGCGTGATTGCCCATTCCGACATGGCCCCTGCCCGCAAGATCGACCCCGGCCCGCGCTTCGACTGGCAACGCCTTGCCCGGCAACGACTTGCGCTCTGGCCCGATACAGCGGGTGACCCGGATGTCGCGCTGAAAACATCCCTCGACGCAATCGGCTACCCTGATGTGGCCCCCGATCTGCGCCTCGCAGCCTTCCGCCTGCGCTTCCGTGCCAACCATCAAGGCCCCGAAGACACCACGGACCGATCCCGTGCCAGCGCCGTCGCAGACGCTCTTATGTTGGAAAAGTGA
- a CDS encoding DUF3422 family protein: MPPIQDHPLRYALTNELHARPSPVIPVPATAVFLALKPAQDAAARDREADRAHLLDLLDRHGAAHPAPEATHHATQAGRHGVKWENHTEFTTWVGFSDRVSDRPFDPAAFDVFPADWLDKAPGVRVTSILFRIEEMPLSGAACDLAALRRKLDDWFVGESLAVAFVLDEAAIVASDFRIDPAGHVRMAIFARPGTGAQRVGRVVQRLCEIEMYRAMSMLGLARARQVSGEMAVLERRLSELQAEMGGGASRADSVLDGLMGVSAKLERLEMASSFRFGATRAYEAIVHDRIGVLRETRFDGRQTLAEFMRRRWDPAMRTVKAAESRLALLSDRAMRAGRLLSTQVEVARSAQSQALLQSMDRRADLQLRLQHTVEGLSVVAISYYAVGLLANVVLPLAEPVGLHKTGVAAILTPLVVGAVWLALRRIRARLH, encoded by the coding sequence ATGCCCCCGATCCAGGACCACCCGCTGCGCTACGCGCTGACCAACGAGCTGCATGCCCGCCCGTCGCCGGTCATCCCGGTGCCCGCCACGGCGGTGTTTCTGGCGCTGAAACCGGCACAGGACGCAGCGGCGCGGGACCGGGAGGCGGACCGCGCGCATCTGCTGGACCTGCTCGACCGGCATGGCGCTGCGCATCCGGCTCCGGAGGCGACGCATCATGCAACGCAGGCCGGGCGGCACGGGGTGAAATGGGAAAACCACACCGAGTTCACCACCTGGGTCGGCTTTTCGGACAGGGTGAGCGACCGGCCGTTTGACCCGGCGGCCTTCGATGTGTTTCCCGCCGACTGGCTGGACAAGGCGCCGGGGGTCCGCGTGACGTCGATCCTGTTTCGGATCGAGGAAATGCCGCTCAGCGGGGCGGCGTGCGATCTGGCCGCGCTGCGCCGCAAGCTGGACGACTGGTTCGTCGGGGAAAGTCTGGCGGTGGCTTTTGTGCTGGACGAGGCGGCCATCGTTGCCTCGGACTTCCGCATTGATCCGGCGGGGCATGTGCGCATGGCGATCTTCGCGCGGCCCGGGACCGGCGCACAGCGCGTCGGGCGGGTGGTGCAGCGGCTGTGCGAAATCGAGATGTACCGGGCGATGTCGATGCTTGGCCTTGCGCGGGCGCGGCAGGTGAGCGGCGAGATGGCGGTGCTGGAACGGCGACTGTCCGAGCTTCAGGCCGAGATGGGCGGCGGGGCAAGCAGGGCGGACTCGGTGCTGGACGGGTTGATGGGGGTCTCGGCCAAGCTGGAGCGGCTTGAGATGGCCTCGTCCTTCCGGTTCGGGGCGACGCGGGCCTACGAGGCGATCGTGCATGACCGCATCGGGGTGCTGCGCGAGACGCGGTTTGACGGGCGGCAGACGCTGGCGGAATTCATGCGGCGCCGCTGGGATCCGGCGATGCGGACGGTGAAGGCGGCGGAGAGCCGGCTGGCGCTGCTGTCCGACCGTGCGATGCGCGCCGGGCGGCTGTTGTCGACGCAGGTGGAGGTGGCGCGCTCGGCGCAGAGCCAGGCGTTGCTGCAGAGCATGGACCGGCGGGCGGATCTGCAACTGCGGCTGCAGCACACCGTCGAGGGGCTGTCGGTGGTGGCGATCAGCTATTACGCGGTGGGGTTGCTGGCCAATGTGGTGCTGCCCCTGGCCGAGCCGGTGGGGCTGCACAAGACCGGCGTGGCCGCGATCCTGACGCCGCTGGTCGTGGGGGCTGTCTGGCTTGCGCTGCGGCGGATCCGGGCCCGGTTGCATTGA
- a CDS encoding TIGR01620 family protein, translating into MLGVAAYDFAARLVERVPVLGWLAAVLSAVLLLALVLWAGREALGYRRVKRLDALRGRAELALGSGDLAEARAVAASVAGLYNAADPTLEALDAEAVIEGAEAHLLIGLDARAQMEIQSAARQVAMATALIPLAFADVAAALTANLRMIRRIAEIYGGRPGAFGNWRLARSVAVHLMATGVVAVGDDLIGSVAGGGLLSKLSRRFGEGVVNGALTARVGLAAMELCRPLPFRMGRKPSVSVVTATALKGLFDRG; encoded by the coding sequence GTGCTGGGCGTCGCGGCCTATGATTTTGCGGCGCGGCTGGTCGAGCGGGTGCCGGTGCTGGGCTGGCTGGCTGCCGTTTTGTCGGCGGTGCTGCTGCTGGCGCTGGTCCTGTGGGCCGGGCGCGAGGCGCTGGGCTATCGGCGCGTGAAGCGACTGGACGCGCTGCGCGGCCGGGCGGAGCTGGCGCTGGGCAGCGGCGATCTGGCCGAGGCACGGGCGGTGGCGGCCTCGGTGGCGGGCCTCTACAACGCGGCAGACCCGACGCTTGAGGCGCTCGATGCCGAGGCGGTGATTGAGGGGGCCGAGGCGCATCTGCTCATCGGGCTGGATGCCCGCGCGCAGATGGAAATCCAGAGCGCGGCGCGGCAGGTGGCGATGGCGACGGCGTTGATCCCGCTGGCCTTTGCCGATGTCGCGGCGGCGCTGACCGCCAATCTGCGCATGATCCGGCGGATTGCCGAGATCTATGGCGGCAGGCCCGGTGCCTTTGGCAACTGGCGGCTGGCGCGCTCGGTCGCGGTGCATCTGATGGCGACGGGCGTGGTGGCGGTGGGCGATGACCTGATCGGCTCGGTCGCCGGGGGTGGGCTTTTGTCCAAACTCTCGCGCCGCTTTGGCGAGGGGGTGGTGAACGGCGCGCTGACGGCGCGCGTCGGGCTGGCGGCGATGGAGCTGTGCCGTCCGCTGCCGTTCCGCATGGGGCGCAAGCCCTCGGTCAGCGTGGTGACGGCGACGGCGCTCAAAGGGCTGTTTGATCGCGGATAG
- a CDS encoding YcjX family GTP-binding protein yields the protein MINAIAGRIAQSIETVGDTVSEAFFEPVLRLGVTGLSRAGKTVFISALVHNLMEPGRMQRLRAVQRGLIRGAYLQPQPDMTLPRFDYEAHLASLTGDSPRWPDGTRAVSELRLSFRLDRTGLLGGLGGPRKLHLDIVDYPGEWLLDLGLMGKSYADWSAEVLARLPLRAEASAFRAALDGVDAQARHDESQAQELARLFTGYLTQARENGWSDCTPGRFLLPGDLAGSPVLTFAPLPGAEGKRGSLWREMARRFEGYKTQVIRPFFETHFARIDRQVVLIDVLEAVHRGPMALEDQRRAMAEVLASFRPGANGFFSSLLRGKRVEKILFAATKADHLHHSQHPRLTALAEAMLREARDRARFSGAETVAMSIAALRATVEETRSHGGQEIDTVRGRLIDGRQAAVNAGMLPEDPARLLAPAREGAQKWLQGDYGVMHFAPPVLSRSPGMGLPHIRLDSAAEFLIGDKLV from the coding sequence TTGATCAACGCCATCGCCGGACGGATCGCCCAATCCATCGAGACCGTGGGTGACACGGTGTCCGAGGCGTTCTTCGAGCCCGTGCTGCGGCTGGGCGTGACCGGCCTGAGCCGGGCGGGAAAGACCGTGTTCATCTCGGCGCTGGTGCATAACCTGATGGAACCGGGCCGCATGCAGCGGCTGCGCGCCGTGCAGCGCGGCTTGATCCGGGGTGCTTACCTTCAGCCGCAGCCCGACATGACCCTGCCGCGGTTCGACTATGAGGCGCATCTGGCCTCGCTCACCGGCGACAGCCCGCGCTGGCCGGATGGGACGCGGGCGGTCAGCGAACTGCGCCTGTCGTTCCGGCTGGATCGTACCGGGCTGTTGGGCGGCCTTGGCGGCCCCCGCAAGCTGCATCTGGATATCGTCGATTATCCCGGCGAATGGCTGCTCGATCTGGGTCTGATGGGCAAGAGCTATGCCGACTGGTCGGCCGAGGTGCTGGCCCGTCTGCCGCTGCGCGCTGAGGCGTCGGCGTTCCGGGCGGCGCTGGACGGCGTCGATGCACAAGCGAGGCACGATGAGAGCCAGGCGCAGGAACTGGCGCGGCTGTTCACCGGCTATCTGACCCAAGCGCGCGAGAATGGCTGGTCCGACTGCACGCCGGGCCGGTTCCTGCTGCCCGGCGATCTGGCGGGCTCGCCGGTGCTGACCTTCGCCCCGCTTCCGGGGGCCGAGGGCAAGCGCGGCAGCCTGTGGCGTGAGATGGCGCGGCGGTTCGAGGGCTACAAGACGCAGGTGATCCGCCCGTTCTTTGAGACGCATTTCGCCCGTATCGACCGGCAGGTGGTGCTGATCGACGTGCTGGAGGCGGTCCACCGCGGCCCGATGGCGCTGGAAGATCAGCGCCGCGCGATGGCCGAGGTGCTGGCGAGTTTCAGGCCGGGTGCCAATGGGTTCTTCTCATCCCTGCTCAGGGGCAAGCGCGTCGAGAAGATCCTCTTCGCCGCGACCAAGGCCGACCATCTGCACCACAGCCAGCACCCCCGCCTGACCGCGCTGGCCGAGGCGATGCTGCGCGAGGCGCGCGACCGGGCGCGGTTCTCGGGCGCGGAAACGGTGGCGATGTCCATCGCCGCCCTGCGCGCCACGGTCGAGGAAACGCGCAGCCATGGTGGGCAGGAGATCGACACCGTGCGCGGGCGGCTGATCGACGGACGGCAGGCGGCGGTCAATGCCGGGATGCTGCCCGAAGACCCAGCGCGGCTGCTGGCTCCGGCCCGCGAAGGCGCGCAGAAATGGCTGCAGGGCGATTACGGCGTGATGCATTTCGCGCCGCCGGTGCTGAGCCGGTCGCCGGGCATGGGGCTGCCGCATATCCGGCTGGATTCGGCGGCGGAATTCCTGATCGGCGACAAGCTGGTCTGA
- a CDS encoding Rossmann-fold NAD(P)-binding domain-containing protein: protein MNTLLSIGHGYSGRATEAALGPDWRVLGTSRKPGAAVLWPDQAAEALAQATHVISWVSPDDSDPVLPVLRDLPAPRLAWIGYASATSLYGDADGAWIDESAPDQPTTERGFARQQAERDWQAFADARGVPLALLRIAGIYGPGRSALDALRQGRAHRVVKAGQVFNRIHVTDLGRIAAAAAQACLAGPLILSDNEPAPMADVTTFAAGLLGVTPPPLVDFESADLSPMARSFYAENKRLRSRRLGPELGVSLRYPDYRTGLSAIHTQTA from the coding sequence ATGAACACGCTTCTTTCCATTGGGCACGGATATTCGGGCCGCGCAACCGAGGCCGCACTGGGGCCGGACTGGCGGGTGCTGGGCACCTCGCGCAAACCGGGGGCAGCAGTGCTGTGGCCCGATCAGGCGGCCGAGGCGCTGGCGCAGGCGACGCATGTGATCTCATGGGTATCACCGGACGACAGCGACCCGGTGCTGCCGGTGCTGCGCGATCTGCCCGCGCCGCGGCTGGCATGGATCGGCTATGCCTCGGCCACCAGCCTTTACGGCGATGCCGACGGTGCGTGGATTGATGAAAGCGCCCCCGACCAACCGACAACCGAACGCGGCTTTGCCCGCCAGCAGGCCGAGCGCGACTGGCAAGCCTTTGCCGACGCGCGCGGCGTGCCGCTGGCGCTGCTCAGGATCGCCGGGATCTACGGCCCGGGACGCTCGGCGCTGGACGCGCTGCGGCAAGGGCGCGCGCACCGGGTGGTGAAAGCGGGGCAGGTGTTCAACCGCATCCACGTCACCGATCTGGGCCGCATCGCCGCCGCCGCCGCGCAGGCCTGCCTTGCCGGGCCGCTGATCCTGTCCGACAATGAACCGGCCCCCATGGCCGATGTCACCACCTTCGCCGCCGGGCTGCTGGGCGTCACCCCGCCGCCGCTGGTCGATTTCGAGAGCGCCGACCTCTCGCCCATGGCCCGCAGCTTTTACGCCGAAAACAAACGCCTTCGCTCAAGACGCCTTGGCCCTGAGCTGGGTGTAAGCCTGCGCTACCCCGACTACCGAACCGGCCTGAGTGCGATCCATACCCAAACCGCCTGA
- the truA gene encoding tRNA pseudouridine(38-40) synthase TruA, translating into MPRYAFLIEYFGAPFNGWQRQDGQPTVQQAIEEALGKIEPAEPRIAAAGRTDTGVHATGQVAHADLTRPWTPYRLQEAVNYHLKPHPVAVTACALVDEDFHARFSARERRYTFRVVSRRAPVVIDAGRVWQVRQPLDLEAMRQGAAALIGTHDFTTFRATLCQAKSPVKSLDEISIEDCDYPAGREFRFHLRARSFLHNQVRSIVGTLERVGAGAWSPERVADALAARDRAACGPVSPPQGLSLTGVGYPSDPFNR; encoded by the coding sequence ATGCCCCGTTATGCCTTTCTCATCGAATACTTTGGTGCACCGTTCAATGGCTGGCAGCGGCAGGATGGCCAACCGACGGTGCAGCAGGCCATCGAGGAAGCGCTTGGCAAGATCGAACCCGCCGAGCCGCGCATCGCTGCCGCCGGGCGCACGGACACCGGGGTGCATGCGACCGGACAGGTCGCCCATGCCGATCTGACCCGCCCCTGGACACCCTACCGGCTGCAAGAGGCGGTGAACTATCACCTCAAGCCGCATCCGGTCGCGGTGACCGCCTGCGCCCTGGTGGATGAGGACTTCCACGCCCGCTTCTCTGCCCGCGAGCGGCGCTACACGTTTCGCGTCGTCTCGCGCCGCGCGCCGGTGGTGATCGACGCGGGCCGCGTCTGGCAGGTGCGCCAGCCGCTGGATCTTGAAGCGATGCGCCAAGGGGCTGCCGCGCTGATCGGCACGCATGACTTTACCACCTTCCGCGCGACGCTCTGTCAGGCGAAATCCCCGGTGAAATCGCTCGACGAGATCTCCATCGAAGACTGCGACTATCCGGCAGGCCGCGAGTTCCGCTTCCACCTGCGCGCGCGCAGCTTTCTGCACAATCAGGTCCGTTCGATCGTCGGCACACTCGAACGGGTGGGCGCAGGGGCCTGGTCGCCCGAGCGCGTGGCCGACGCCCTCGCCGCCCGCGACCGGGCTGCCTGCGGGCCGGTGTCACCCCCACAGGGGTTGAGTCTGACCGGCGTCGGCTATCCGTCCGACCCTTTCAACCGCTGA